AAAGTAATGAAAGAAATAAGTAACACAGACAAACGCATGTGATGTATCTCACAATTTCAACTTCATACACATCCATTAACCAAATAATTAACATACAATCATTCATTTTCTACTTTATTCTACATGATCTATTTGCTCGAAGCCTATTTCTCACCAGCCACGGACAACAGCAAATATCAAAGTCCAAGAACATCATTTCCATCCCTCACTCTATTCTCTCTAATGTGCCTGGTGTTAACACTGTTACATACCTGGAGATTATTTTTCCAGGTGCCCACAGTGTAATCACTTGGATAAATATCTTGCAAGAGAAAGAATGTCCTGTTAGATAAATTAGAGAGCTTGATGCTCTCCCcttcattccctatatagttcactacttttgaccagagcccccgatctaccctggtcaaatgtagtgcactttatagggaatagggtgccatttgtgacacaacCCTTGTTGTCTGCCACATTTTCATGTAGTACATAAAAGGCAGCCAGGGAAAATAATGAATTGATCTCTCTAAGTGGAGAGCGTACTTAATAACCTGTCTTCCCAACTTGCTGAGTTATAGATTTATCCATTTCCCAAGTTTTAAGCCTGGTTTAGACCCATAATGCATCAGCAGTATTTCTTCTCACTATGCAGTAAGTGTTGAAAAATCCTGGCCTTGATATATTTATGTAAAGTCTTCTAAAGGACTTACCTAAATATTTATGATTTATGTGGATGTTTGAGATGTGATTTATATCCCAGATCAGTATTCAGCCCTGTGTCCATAGCTCCTTGCTCTGGGTGTAAAATGTGGCTTTCTTGGCTTTAATTGACTCCCTAAGCATTTCCCAGCATCATAGTGACACATTTCGTTTGACAAGACATGCGAGTACACAAACACCACAAAAATCAGGATCCATtgtaaatacatccacagttgaACTTCAACATCATAAAACCATCCAACCTGAACCTTTTGTGTCTAACGCCACCAACCACTATCGTAGCACCTGTGCTTTGCTGTGTGTTTCTCACAGCTTTAGTGTCCTATCAACTAACGCTATCGTACTAGGTTTTAGCTTGTCGACGCACATTATTGTACTGCACCGCAATTTCACACTTGCCTTGTGCTGTGTTCATTGGTGAGAGTGGGTGATCTGTATGATGCACAGCAAACATAGCAGGTATACTTCCCACAGCATTCAAGGTCTTTGACACAAATATATACTTTTCAAAAAtacaaacgcaacatgcaacaatttcaaagattttactgagtaacTGTTCGTATAAGGAATCAGTcaatgtaaataaattcattaggccctaatctattgatttcacatgactgggaatacaaatatTCATCTGTTGGCCACTGACACagtaccttaaaaaaaggtaggggcgtggatcagaaaaccagtcagtatctggcgtgaccaccatttgcctaatGCAGCACAATACATCTCCTTCGCAtcaagttgatcaggctgttgattgtggcctgtggaatattgtACCACTCCACTTCAATGGCTGTGCTAAATTGTTGGATAtcggcaggaactggaacacatcaatccagagcatcccaaacatgctcaatgggtgacatgtctggtgagtatgcaggccattgccatcgataaaatgcaattgtgttcgttgtctgcccatgcctgcccataacataaccccaccaccatacgtcactctgttcacaacgttgacatcggcAAACCACTCGCCtccacaacgccatacacgtagtctgcggttgtgaagccggttggaagtactgacaaattctctaaaacaatcttggaggtggcttatggtagagagatTAACATCATATTATCTGGCAAAaactctgatggacattcctgcagtcagcatgccaattgcatgctacATCAAACCTTGagccatctgtggcattgtgttgtgtgacaaaactgcacattttcgagtggccttttattgtccccagcacaagatgcacctgtgtaataatcatgttgtttattcagcttcttgatatgccacacctgtcaggtggattgattatcttggcaaaggagaaatttcagctcattaaacatgaaaccaacacttcacatgttgcgtttatattttgttcagtgtacctGTCCATTCATTACTACTGTCCTTTCATTTTTATACATACCAATTACACATTCTGTCTTACAACATACTTTATGCCCATTACGTCCTCTAAAGAAATACTATTGGTTTCACTTATTTCGAATGCCACTATCGCCTCACAGTGTTGGACGAAATGAAAGCCTCTGAAGCAAAAAGAAGGGTGGAATTGCACCGTCAATCACTCATTGATTTTTGTCCAATGAAAACTTGATAAAGTTAAACTCAATAGTGGCCCATTTGCTAAAATAGAACCATCATTGACAGTGTCCCCAATACCAAAACATTTACTGGCTTAATCTGTCTGGTATTTATGCGCACTTGAATGCAATgcaacagtctgtctctctcaactAAATTCTGGTGCGGGAATGTCATCATCTGTATACTCCTAGCAGTATTCTCAGTGAAACCGAATAAGCAGATCTAAAACAGACCTCCCTCTTAAACTCTCTCCTATACACATCACAAACATAATAGCTAGCCCCTCACTCACCTCAATCAATGTGTTATCCCATTGTCCCAAGTTTTATTTAATGGTGATATATATGGCCACAATTACCAGCTTCATCTGAATATCCTGGAGTTACTTTTTGGTGTTGTTATGAAGTAACCATCATGTTTGTCTGCCTCTAGCGTCTCCAGCTCCAGTTAGTGTGGTACACAGATCTGTAGCTCGGCTGCTGCTGGCCCCCAAGGGGCCTTCCGTACCCATGAATAGCCCCAGAGGGCCCGATGTTGGTCTCCGTCAGGGACCTCTGTGGCTGCCACTGTCTTGGCAGCGACCTGTAACCAGTCGGACCAGTGGGGGCCGAGGCTATGCTCTTGGTCGGGGACAGGAACGGAGGCATAACTCTGCTGTAACTCCGACTCTGATCCTGGTTCTGACCCTGGCTCTGACCCTGGCTCTGACCCCAGCCCTGTCTCTTGTTCCATCTTTGGTTCGGGTTCCATACCTCAGTCTTCCTGGGAGGGTCGTCAGACACCCTAGCCTTCCACTCGGCAGGGGGCTCAGGGAGGAGCTTGCGCTGGGCAGCCGAGCGAACGTTGAAGGCGATGGCCTGCTGGAGGTTCTGGAAGGCGAAGGCCTCATCAACCAGGCCCATGGGGTGGTGAGCTGCGGCCTCCCAGGGGGAAGGAGGCTTGTGACTCCTGTCCAGCCATGACGTCTGCCTGACCGGGGGGGCCTGAGCAGACGAGGCCTGTACCAGGGGTTTGTATGAGGGAAAGGGGGATCCAGACGATGACCGGAGGCCCAGCGATGGTGCTTTGGCGGCGGGTGGGGACAGATTGTAGCTCCGGCCAAACTCCTGGAAAAGGGACATTCAGACATGTTTACTTCAGACAGAGGCAGATTTTGATATTCTTGTCTGTCTACTAGCAAATAGCAGAGTTTAACTTTGAAAATGTCTTCGACAAATTTTGAGAGCTTCCTTTGAGCATTTAAAATCCACATATAATCCACAAAGCTCTTCAATCTCATGCAGCACAATAATGTGTAACTATAAAACGTATGTTAGGTCATCGTTTCAAGTAATATTTTTGACctggtatattattattatcattaaatCGAGAATCTAACTAAAGCAATTCGATGTTTAGAACCCTCATTAGTTATGTTATGAATCatttgtgtgtgttctcttgaGTAAATGGAAATAACACAGCATTTGTCTTACATATATGAGGAGTATTTTGGTCATCAGAATCTTTTAGGAGTTAAGATTCATGCTGCGATGTTCTCTAAGAACAAAACTACCACAGTCAACCAGATAGAGGACGACTACTCAAGGAGGCTACTTCACCATTTTCTATTGTCTCAATTCCAACACTTAGACAGTCTTTGGATTTCTCAGAGCAATTGGCTTATGAGTATGTGTTTCCATTGAAAGTCACATTTAGCTTTTGAATTGGATCAGACTGGCTTCGTGGATTACATGCTTCACTTTTAAGGTATCTCAATGAGTCAGCAAATCTCCCCAATGGCTGTTATCTTGTGCCTCTCATTGTATCAAAGACCAGGGTCCTTTTAAGTCCCCATTAGAATGCCTGCACAGGCGGAGGAAATGTGTCGAGTGGGCAATGCTGGCAGCGTCTCTTGTACGATCGAAACAGTCTTCCTGTAATTTAAACCGCTCAGATGGGAGTGTGCTGCCATCTGGTGAATATGTGTAAAAACAGCCAATAAGATCAGCTCCTATAGAAACTTGTGACTCATAGGACAGCAAGAGAGTGAAGTCAATTGCAACAACATGTGAGTAATTTTAGGGCGAAATTCAATGAATAACTTGTTTAGTCAAGATATCCTGTAAGCTGTAAGAGGAATCCAAGATCCAGCTGTCTTTGTGATCCAGCTGTCATTATTTGGACTGGGACACATATGAATGGGTTTAACTAGATTAGAAGACAATGTAAACTCATATTTAATTATAAAAATGATGTTAAAGAGGATTTGTACggcctcccgagtgacgcagcggtctaaggcattgcagtgATTGGGGTGTCACTCCAGAACCGGGTTCAATCCCAGGGAGATCCATAAGGCAgtgcataattggcccagtgtcgtctgggttcgggagggtttggccggatggaatttccttgtcccatcgcactctagtgactccttgtggaggACCAGGCACCAgcaagctgacttcggtcgccagctggacggtgtttcctctgacacattggtgtggctggcttttGTAATTTTGTAATGATTTTTCCCACTGTTCAGAGAAATTAGTAATTGAAGTTGTTGGGTTTATGTCTCATACTGATATTACCAGGTAGTGACCACTAGATTGTGTTGATCCTGAAATTAGGTGATTATTTTttatagttcacccaaattacatatTGGTTTTCTTGTAAGCAGTcaatggaccaggtatgacagcaacccatgctttggttttgtttacaTGGCCACTGTTTCAAATGCTAACTTTTTAGCATTTGTGTCACAAATCCAATGCAACTCAATTGTACCTATATTTTCACACTTCCTGTATCAACAAATGTATTGTGTAAGTCAATGATGTTACTTATAGATGATTTGAAAATGAAGTGTGAAAGGGCTAATATAGGTACTATTGACTTGAGTTGGATTTGTGCTACAAATGCTGAAAAGTTTGCTTTTTAAACAGTGGCCAagtaaacaaaaccaaagcatgggtTGCTGTCATACTTTTTCCATCGACTGGTTAACGGGTAACCAATATGTGTTTGGTGATTTGAGTGAACTAACCCTTTAACAATAGGGGGAAGGGGGGTTCTTTAAAAATCATCTAATAGCAGGAACAGCATCATCTAGTGGTCAGAACCTGGCAATATCAGGATATCAGGATATATATCAGGATATATGATAGGACATAAACCCTAATTTCTCTGAACAGGTAAAAGAAAACTCAACAAATTTACTGAGAATATATTGCTCAGAAGgaaggaaggccccaaaaattgtcaaagactccagtcacccaagtcatagacagttctctctgctaccgcacggcaagcggtactgtagcaccaagtctaggtccaaaaggttccttaacagcttctaccccaagccataagactgctgaacaattaatcaaatggccacctggactatttacatagTTTATTTAGCTAGTATtgtcttaactctatttcttgaactgcattgttggttaagggcttgtaaactaagcatttcacagtttttatttatttattctatttaacctttattttactaggcaagtcagttaagaacaaattcttattcacaatgacggcctaccaaagggcaaaaggcctcctgtggggacgagggcctgggattaaaataaacaaataaaaacaatataaatataggacaaaacacacatcacagcaGGAGTGgcaaaacaacactacataaagagagacccaagacaacaacaaagcaaggcagcaacacatgacaacacagcatggtagcaacacaacacaacaacaacatggtacgAACACAAcacggtagcagcacaaaacatggtgcaaacattattgggcagagtcaacagcacaaaggtcaagaaggtagagacaacaatacatcacacaaagcatccacaactgtcagtaagagtgtccatgattaagAATGAATGAAGATGATtcagataaaactgtccagtttgagtgttttttgcagctcattccagttgctagctgcagcgaactgaaaagaggagcgacccagggatgtgtgtgctttggtgacctttaacagaatgtgactcgCAGAATGGGTGTtgaatgtggaggatgagggctgcagtagatatctcataTAGggtggagtgaggcctaagagggttttaaaaATAAGCAaaaaccagtgggtcttgcgacgggtatacagaagatgaccagtttacagaggagtatagagtgcagtgatgtgtccatACCCGAGAGAATAGACATCAAGAAagtcagtcagttgattattgacaagtttttcaaacacttttgataaacagggcaaaatagaaataggcctataacagttaggatcagcctGATCTCCCAttttaaataaaggacgaactgttgctgccttccaagcaatggaaccttcccagagaggagagacaggcttggcaattaaaggggcagcaaccttaaataAGAAAGGATCTAAACCATCTGAtccagatgtttttttggggtcaagtttaaggagctccttttgCACCccggactcagtgactgcctgcaggtaGAAAGCGAGACaggggaaaaggagggagaagcatcggggatggtcgcattagaaggggtgggagagaggaaatgttggacgggaaaggaggcatggctgagtcaaataggaatcctgacataatgaagtggtgattaaagagctcagccatgtacttcttgtcagtaacaaccacatcatcattaagggacatgggcagctgtgaggaggaaggTTTATTCACCAGGTTTTTAACTGTTTTCCAGAATTTATTGGAGTTAGACCcatagagagagaactgctccttaaagtaactaactttgtccttccggatagcctgagtgcacttatttctacATTGCCTGAACGATAGCCAGTCAGCTTGAGTAGGCTTGTGCCATatgcctttcgccaaatgcaacTCTTgtggtggagtaactctgcaagatcacagtaaggtctactacacctgttgtattcggcgcacgtgacaaatcaaatttgatttgatttgatagaaacAATACTCCAAGCTGCAGCTCCATACTACCTTTCAAACATAGAGAATAGATACTATATACTCATTGTTTGGGTTGGATTGGTGTGGGGATCCGTGTATGGCTTTTGCCCACTTctttggattcctcatgtcttactcaatagctaggtttccatccaattggcaacagatttttATGTGAATATTCTAATATTCTAAAATCCGCATAAAGCAAATAtgagcattttcccaccagtggtgtttccaccaaacaGACTTGTTGTGGATTAAAATCAGTGcctgatgacatagtgcacacaaTGTACTTTTTTGCTTAAGTTTTCATGTaataaaaacaatttaaaaattCAGTGTGTTTCCAAAGCATTTTCAACTCCCCCGATAGTTTTTCCAAAAAAACTGTTgtattaaatagcaaatgtgcctactctggtcttggcacgtgcGCTCTAAGCAACAACTCGCAGATACAAtgtgggtaggctagtctacaggatgagattattatggattcTTATTTGTCAAACTGCAGTCAatcatcgatcatcatgtcaccagaatcttaccctctatatttattggaaaggagcatcaagatcaaCCTGTGCATCAAGATCACccttcaccaccctgtgaagttcatcataagttatttcatctgtagcccaGTAAAGTGCATGGTTTCCTGAgtggtagtgggaggaccacacaccatttCATCACATGACTCCAAGTTAactttgatatgatggttattatactgaacaaaaatggcCCTCAGAATCTCGTC
The window above is part of the Oncorhynchus gorbuscha isolate QuinsamMale2020 ecotype Even-year linkage group LG21, OgorEven_v1.0, whole genome shotgun sequence genome. Proteins encoded here:
- the LOC124008109 gene encoding synaptopodin-2-like isoform X2 — its product is MGCPLNHTCTIVPTTKSHLMLTSHLIIPTSKLLLALTNNHIIPFTNKPLQPLIYPSTIPSPKLQTLPTNRPPQGPYQPAHSPPYQAAPQAPYQPLPPSTYVVPSFPIAAKPESISGGSTAPKPRFMAKKSSAQEFGRSYNLSPPAAKAPSLGLRSSSGSPFPSYKPLVQASSAQAPPVRQTSWLDRSHKPPSPWEAAAHHPMGLVDEAFAFQNLQQAIAFNVRSAAQRKLLPEPPAEWKARVSDDPPRKTEVWNPNQRWNKRQGWGQSQGQSQGQNQDQSRSYSRVMPPFLSPTKSIASAPTGPTGYRSLPRQWQPQRSLTETNIGPSGAIHGYGRPLGGQQQPSYRSVYHTNWSWRR